Proteins encoded by one window of Microplitis mediator isolate UGA2020A chromosome 1, iyMicMedi2.1, whole genome shotgun sequence:
- the LOC130675809 gene encoding uncharacterized protein LOC130675809 isoform X2 yields the protein MGSARVYRRIESLVRAGVPAFLLAAPLRGYTLTHSKMDDGNLRAHYTKTIIQAGEVLRLIAVFQDTRKYSSISFGITGGTSEKDQYAQCLDSHSREVFVALSTRSEFYAICQSSNADNGNDAVLYRVHHLAKRALPLRVRLVAGPLPIPLPREYGGLMQLEASTRGSIVLGCIVPERPVPNPEMLELVVSGNGAPRVRRAQLGYPSEARLLTSPKIQRLLSACSRAVGDRATEPRVAPQKLDASSISNNSLGDGSREMHLKKIKPKPETKPVLQSLREGLEHLKKSTIREPSQTRQNSSNSFLERITKLTYVGGGRSRNPAKKSASFTFATKPEVVVKAKERYSSLEPDSSSQNHSNISKQPVQRSISTSFLETPPVKVELEPNYARVCDSLTPLTVTPQSKVICTKTDDIYTEICETNPNKKTQECPGSHVIARIRIVVKSNDSYREKQGEERYANSLIASQQINSIVDAEDEVLYNTIF from the exons ATGGGCAGTGCAAGAGTTTATAGACGAATTGAAAGTCTTGTACGAGCTGGAGTACCAGCCTTCCTCTTGGCGGCACCTCTTCGTGGCTATACTCTCACACACTCTAAGATGG ATGATGGAAATCTACGTGCTCATTATACCAAGACAATAATACAAGCTGGCGAAGTACTTCGTTTAATAGCAGTCTTTCAGGATACCAGAAAATACAGTTCAATATCCTTTGGAATAACCGGAGGTACATCGGAAAAGGATCAATATGCCCAGTGCTTAGACTCTCATAGCCGTGAAGTATTTGTCGCTTTATCAACACGAAGTGAATTTTACGCAATATGCCAGAGTAGTAATGCAGATAACGGAAATGATGCCGTTCTCTATAGAGTACATCATTTAGCAAAACGTGCGCTTCCTCTTAgg gtTCGATTAGTAGCCGGTCCACTACCAATTCCACTACCAAGAGAATATGGAGGTCTAATGCAATTGGAAGCATCAACGAGAGGTTCAATTGTTCTCGGGTGCATTGTACCCGAAAGACCAGTTCCGAACCCTGAAATGCTTGAACTAGTAGTTTCGGGTAATGGAGCACCAAGAGTTAGAAGAGCACAACTTGGGTATCCATCAGAGGCAAGACTACTCACATCGCCAAAGATACAACGATTATTATCAGCTTGCAg TCGAGCGGTTGGCGATCGTGCAACAGAACCACGAGTGGCGCCACAGAAACTTGATGCGAGCAGTATTAGTAATAATAGTCTTGGAGATGGATCTAGAGAAATGcatttgaagaaaataaaacctAAACCGGAAACTAAGCCAGTGCTTCAGAGTTTGCGTGAGGGTCTTGAACACTTGAAGAAGTCAACTATCCGCGAGCCTAGTCAAACTCGTCAGAATTCATCGAATAGCTTTTTAGAAAGAATAACTAAATTGACGTATGTCGGCGGCGGACGTAGCAGAAATCCAGCCAAGAAGTCGGCGTCTTTTACATTCGCTACAAAGCCAGAAGTTGTTGTCAAAGCCAAGGAACGATATTCAAGTCTCGAACCGGATAGCTCGTCACAGAATCATTCAAATATTTCTAAACAACCAGTGCAAAGATCTATATCTACTAGCTTTCTTGAAACACCGCCGGTAAAAGTTGAACTTGAACCAAATTATGCACGAGTATGTGATAGTTTGACGCCTTTGACAGTAACACCCCAATCTAAAGTGATATGTACAAAAACCGATGATATTTATACGGAAATTTGTGAAACTAAtcccaataaaaaaactcaagAGTGTCCTGGTAGTCATGTTATTGCTAGGATTAGAATTGTTGTTAAGAGTAATGATTCGTATCGAGAAAAACAAGGAGAAGAAAGATATGCTAACTCTTTAATTGCATCACAACAGATTAATTCTATTGTCGATGCTGAAGATGAAGTACTTTATAACACTATTTTTTGA
- the LOC130675809 gene encoding uncharacterized protein LOC130675809 isoform X1, with the protein MSSNGEFSTISSGEIPSLPKSLPSSREATAEGNSSSTGGFMPLRDFLDRFSLPRVVRLEGTGGRPVLLYKQQQRSLRVTATLLIHRYRHDVKVGPEIVIPEGYPGWFSVVSGNNAMGSARVYRRIESLVRAGVPAFLLAAPLRGYTLTHSKMDDGNLRAHYTKTIIQAGEVLRLIAVFQDTRKYSSISFGITGGTSEKDQYAQCLDSHSREVFVALSTRSEFYAICQSSNADNGNDAVLYRVHHLAKRALPLRVRLVAGPLPIPLPREYGGLMQLEASTRGSIVLGCIVPERPVPNPEMLELVVSGNGAPRVRRAQLGYPSEARLLTSPKIQRLLSACSRAVGDRATEPRVAPQKLDASSISNNSLGDGSREMHLKKIKPKPETKPVLQSLREGLEHLKKSTIREPSQTRQNSSNSFLERITKLTYVGGGRSRNPAKKSASFTFATKPEVVVKAKERYSSLEPDSSSQNHSNISKQPVQRSISTSFLETPPVKVELEPNYARVCDSLTPLTVTPQSKVICTKTDDIYTEICETNPNKKTQECPGSHVIARIRIVVKSNDSYREKQGEERYANSLIASQQINSIVDAEDEVLYNTIF; encoded by the exons atgtcatcAAACGGtgaattttctacaatatCGAGTGGAGAAATACCCTCCCTACCGAAATCACTTCCTAGCTCCAGGGAAGCTACAGCTGAGGGTAATTCAAGTTCTACTGGTGGTTTTATGCCACTACGTGACTTTCTTGATCGTTTTTCATTACCAAGAGTTGTTAGGCTTGAGGGTACTGGTGGTCGTCCTGTTTTACTTTATAAACAACAGCAACGATCACTTAGAGTCACTGCAACCCTTTTAATACATAGATATCGTCACGATGTCAAAGTTGGACCGGAAATCGTTATCCCTGAGGGTTATCCGG GATGGTTTTCCGTGGTTTCTGGTAATAATGCAATGGGCAGTGCAAGAGTTTATAGACGAATTGAAAGTCTTGTACGAGCTGGAGTACCAGCCTTCCTCTTGGCGGCACCTCTTCGTGGCTATACTCTCACACACTCTAAGATGG ATGATGGAAATCTACGTGCTCATTATACCAAGACAATAATACAAGCTGGCGAAGTACTTCGTTTAATAGCAGTCTTTCAGGATACCAGAAAATACAGTTCAATATCCTTTGGAATAACCGGAGGTACATCGGAAAAGGATCAATATGCCCAGTGCTTAGACTCTCATAGCCGTGAAGTATTTGTCGCTTTATCAACACGAAGTGAATTTTACGCAATATGCCAGAGTAGTAATGCAGATAACGGAAATGATGCCGTTCTCTATAGAGTACATCATTTAGCAAAACGTGCGCTTCCTCTTAgg gtTCGATTAGTAGCCGGTCCACTACCAATTCCACTACCAAGAGAATATGGAGGTCTAATGCAATTGGAAGCATCAACGAGAGGTTCAATTGTTCTCGGGTGCATTGTACCCGAAAGACCAGTTCCGAACCCTGAAATGCTTGAACTAGTAGTTTCGGGTAATGGAGCACCAAGAGTTAGAAGAGCACAACTTGGGTATCCATCAGAGGCAAGACTACTCACATCGCCAAAGATACAACGATTATTATCAGCTTGCAg TCGAGCGGTTGGCGATCGTGCAACAGAACCACGAGTGGCGCCACAGAAACTTGATGCGAGCAGTATTAGTAATAATAGTCTTGGAGATGGATCTAGAGAAATGcatttgaagaaaataaaacctAAACCGGAAACTAAGCCAGTGCTTCAGAGTTTGCGTGAGGGTCTTGAACACTTGAAGAAGTCAACTATCCGCGAGCCTAGTCAAACTCGTCAGAATTCATCGAATAGCTTTTTAGAAAGAATAACTAAATTGACGTATGTCGGCGGCGGACGTAGCAGAAATCCAGCCAAGAAGTCGGCGTCTTTTACATTCGCTACAAAGCCAGAAGTTGTTGTCAAAGCCAAGGAACGATATTCAAGTCTCGAACCGGATAGCTCGTCACAGAATCATTCAAATATTTCTAAACAACCAGTGCAAAGATCTATATCTACTAGCTTTCTTGAAACACCGCCGGTAAAAGTTGAACTTGAACCAAATTATGCACGAGTATGTGATAGTTTGACGCCTTTGACAGTAACACCCCAATCTAAAGTGATATGTACAAAAACCGATGATATTTATACGGAAATTTGTGAAACTAAtcccaataaaaaaactcaagAGTGTCCTGGTAGTCATGTTATTGCTAGGATTAGAATTGTTGTTAAGAGTAATGATTCGTATCGAGAAAAACAAGGAGAAGAAAGATATGCTAACTCTTTAATTGCATCACAACAGATTAATTCTATTGTCGATGCTGAAGATGAAGTACTTTATAACACTATTTTTTGA